In the genome of Chrysemys picta bellii isolate R12L10 unplaced genomic scaffold, ASM1138683v2 scaf71, whole genome shotgun sequence, one region contains:
- the LOC135977898 gene encoding maestro heat-like repeat-containing protein family member 7: MDGLTNHCNNNCQPTAEGLLSAMVNSGGTKVEKAADLVAGVCSRLDSVQQPSSRTLMKKLVALLAGEAEHLDTVISCLLDYSFPTDSNSAELWQFLSADPALGGQVMENLVVKLQSHHSSEHQASHTSAAATCALYEMISVSKSRDATTRLYPQLLMALLVEIHFSLGQSIPGDKVSGRESSRQSLHTSSAVEAIKMLLLCVGCRSELTVMEKEQGWILLQSPQDHLRGVSLLARAMVHYACPETTRMLLDLVIPLLDRGDKKHRLTMMAFFVEVSFIS; encoded by the exons atggatggcctgacgaatcactgcaacaataactgccagccaactgcagagggattgctgtctgccatggtgaacagcggtgggactaaggtggagaag gcagcagaccttgtggctggggtttgcagccggttggattcagtccagcagcccagctccaggaccctgatgaagaagttagtggccctgctggctggcgaggcggagcatctggacacagtgatctcatgccttctggactactccttccctacagacag caattcggccgagctgtggcagttcctgtctgctgacccggccctcggaggacaggtgatggagaacctggttgtgaagctgcagagtcaccacagctctgagcaccaagcctctcacacgtctgctgcc gccacatgcgccctctatgagatgatctcggtgagcaagtccagagatgccacaacccgcctctatcctcagctgctaatggctcttcttgtcgaaatccatttcagcctgggacagagcataccaggggataaagtctctggaagggaaagcagccggcagagcctccacaccag ctctgcagtggaggctataaagatgctgcttctctgtgttggctgccgttccgagctgactgttatggagaaggagcaaggctggatcctcctacaaagcccccaagatcacctccgtggggtgagcctgctggccag agccatggtgcactatgcttgccctgagaccacaaggatgctgctggacctagtgatcccgctcctcgacagaggtgataagaaacacaggctgaccatgatggccttctttgtagaagtaagtttcattagctga